Proteins from a genomic interval of Haloferax marinisediminis:
- a CDS encoding helix-turn-helix transcriptional regulator has protein sequence MTDPKSLLRLLLRRDTVVTHILDGPISIRSLTESVDVSRPTVHRSLKELQEHQIVTETADGYVVTSYGEFLFERYRSFLVEFTDIQENRELLLGLKDTSLLSDSLLDGATYTKSVPFAPEKPISEVESFVRGATTVRGFTPFIVGRYASLFHEQHTAGSLDAEIITPPEVFEYTSQQWEAQFEEATREGLDWLVVDEQLPFGLLIEDEPAASVCVVVDDNGTLRGVIQNDNPDAVAWGRDLYEQYRQNARRPHKMSP, from the coding sequence GTGACTGACCCCAAATCTCTTCTTCGACTCCTCCTTCGTCGGGACACAGTCGTCACACATATTCTTGACGGCCCAATCAGTATAAGGAGTCTGACAGAATCTGTTGACGTCTCTCGGCCGACAGTACACCGAAGTCTCAAAGAACTACAGGAACACCAGATAGTCACCGAGACCGCCGATGGATACGTCGTGACCTCGTACGGGGAGTTCCTCTTCGAACGGTACCGCTCGTTTCTGGTGGAGTTTACCGACATCCAGGAGAATAGAGAACTCCTCTTAGGACTGAAAGACACGTCCCTGCTTTCTGATTCGTTATTAGATGGTGCAACCTACACGAAGTCGGTCCCATTTGCACCCGAGAAACCAATCTCTGAGGTCGAATCATTCGTCCGTGGTGCGACCACTGTCCGTGGATTTACACCGTTCATCGTTGGCCGATATGCTTCTTTGTTTCACGAACAACACACCGCTGGGTCACTCGATGCGGAGATTATCACACCACCAGAAGTGTTCGAGTACACCTCTCAGCAGTGGGAGGCACAGTTCGAAGAGGCAACCCGTGAGGGACTCGACTGGCTCGTAGTCGACGAGCAACTACCATTTGGACTCCTCATCGAAGATGAACCTGCAGCGTCGGTGTGCGTCGTTGTTGACGACAACGGAACCCTTCGTGGTGTCATCCAAAACGATAACCCAGACGCTGTCGCGTGGGGCCGTGACCTGTACGAGCAGTACAGACAGAACGCCCGTCGACCTCACAAGATGTCCCCGTAA
- a CDS encoding histidine kinase N-terminal 7TM domain-containing protein, translating to MVSLVPLLFISIAIGSAATILAWRARPEPGAKPLVALLVAQSWWSTCIIFKLRAATLDMKLLWANLAWIGVVTIPVAWFFFALEYTGRDEYLRPRYVGALSVIPVLTVVLSLTGQYHDLLYIQPTGTSTNGVMLVEQGGPWFWIIAAYTYILGIFGMIPILGLLTSDAVAFRGQSAALVIGLLAPWVTNILFLAGSLPTAGVDPTPIAFSVSGIVYLAALTRFRLLGTSPAPNKRARQFLFDRMQGGAIVVDANDYVVDLNDSCVEILGVDPREVLGSSAREIIPEYDRLPDDGALPGHLTIGDELSGHPYDVVSTQITNVNGTAIGRVITFHDIGEHLRQQQRLEVLNRVLRHNIRTETNVIYGYISRFEDNENARTVKERALRIEEIGKKGREAIELFDKTRDGTEPVSLDALLTQCLTSVCGTEPAVTVQTKFAHEDVEVAGLLRPVFSNIIENAVEHNTNDDPHVWITTHVEGTNVHVEVADNGPGIAAYELAVLEDGTETPLKHGSGLGLWIVKWGTDIASGDVRFTENDPDGSVVTVEVPVLSQGHPSQVAE from the coding sequence GTGGTATCTCTGGTCCCATTGTTGTTCATCTCTATCGCCATCGGGTCAGCGGCGACGATACTCGCCTGGCGGGCCCGGCCCGAACCCGGAGCGAAGCCACTCGTCGCACTCCTCGTCGCACAGAGCTGGTGGTCGACGTGCATCATCTTCAAACTCCGCGCAGCCACCCTCGATATGAAGTTACTCTGGGCGAACCTCGCGTGGATCGGCGTCGTCACGATTCCAGTCGCATGGTTCTTTTTCGCCCTCGAGTACACCGGTCGAGACGAGTATCTTCGTCCCCGGTACGTCGGAGCACTGTCGGTGATTCCGGTGCTGACAGTCGTCCTCTCTCTCACGGGACAGTACCACGACCTGTTGTACATTCAGCCGACAGGCACCTCGACGAACGGCGTCATGTTGGTCGAACAGGGAGGACCATGGTTCTGGATAATCGCAGCGTACACGTACATCCTCGGTATCTTCGGCATGATTCCGATTCTCGGCCTCCTCACGAGCGACGCGGTCGCCTTCCGGGGGCAGAGCGCTGCACTCGTAATTGGCCTGTTGGCACCGTGGGTGACCAACATCCTGTTTCTGGCTGGCAGTCTCCCGACGGCTGGGGTCGACCCGACGCCGATTGCCTTTTCAGTCTCGGGTATCGTCTATCTCGCTGCACTCACTCGATTTCGACTGCTCGGGACGAGTCCTGCCCCGAACAAACGAGCACGGCAGTTCCTCTTCGACCGAATGCAAGGCGGGGCAATCGTCGTCGACGCGAACGACTATGTCGTCGATTTGAACGATAGTTGTGTCGAGATTCTGGGCGTCGACCCACGCGAAGTGCTGGGTTCTTCCGCCCGAGAAATCATCCCCGAGTACGACCGACTCCCAGACGACGGAGCACTTCCCGGCCATCTGACTATCGGCGACGAACTCAGTGGTCACCCATACGACGTCGTGTCGACCCAAATCACCAACGTCAACGGGACAGCAATCGGACGTGTCATCACGTTCCACGACATCGGAGAGCACCTGCGGCAACAGCAACGCCTCGAAGTACTAAACCGAGTTCTCCGGCACAACATTCGAACCGAGACGAACGTCATCTACGGATACATCAGTCGATTCGAAGACAACGAGAACGCCAGAACCGTCAAAGAACGGGCGCTACGAATCGAAGAGATTGGAAAGAAGGGACGGGAGGCCATCGAGCTCTTCGACAAGACCCGTGATGGGACCGAACCGGTCTCACTCGACGCGCTTCTCACCCAGTGTCTCACCTCCGTGTGTGGAACTGAACCAGCGGTCACAGTTCAGACCAAATTCGCTCACGAGGACGTCGAGGTTGCCGGGTTACTTCGGCCAGTCTTCTCGAACATCATCGAGAACGCAGTCGAACATAACACGAACGACGACCCTCACGTCTGGATTACGACCCACGTCGAAGGAACGAACGTCCACGTCGAAGTTGCTGATAACGGTCCGGGTATCGCAGCGTACGAACTGGCAGTTCTGGAAGATGGGACCGAAACTCCGCTCAAACACGGGAGTGGGCTCGGCCTCTGGATCGTCAAGTGGGGGACTGACATCGCAAGTGGGGACGTTCGGTTCACAGAAAACGACCCCGACGGGTCTGTCGTCACCGTCGAGGTTCCGGTGCTCTCACAGGGCCACCCCTCACAAGTAGCCGAGTGA
- a CDS encoding aldo/keto reductase, which yields MSTLEDIELEFVPLGETGLQTSELQFGTWRFGKETEAGNVEIGEERAHELLDAYEEAGGRFIDTADVYGGGKSEEWIGEWLADRDRERYTVASKIFWQIREGDPNSRGTNRKNIRHRIDALLDRLDTDYVDVLYIHRWDDDTPTREMMKTLNRLVEDGKVHYLGASTMRPNAWKVAKANEIAREEGWEPFTVSQPRYNLVDREIEGDYLEMSRSYGMAVCPWSPLGQGFLTGKYTREEGLTGESRAAESSRFEEAYLTEENFDLHDELDAVAEEVDATPAQTALAWLMHRDGVTAPIVGARTVEQLEENLAAASIDLSEEQVQRLTEAKAGPYAGL from the coding sequence ATGAGCACTCTCGAAGATATCGAATTGGAGTTCGTCCCGCTCGGAGAGACAGGGTTGCAGACGAGCGAACTCCAGTTCGGTACCTGGCGGTTCGGCAAAGAGACCGAAGCAGGGAACGTCGAAATCGGCGAGGAACGTGCACACGAACTGCTAGACGCCTACGAGGAGGCCGGCGGGCGGTTCATCGACACCGCAGACGTCTACGGCGGTGGCAAGAGCGAAGAGTGGATCGGTGAGTGGCTCGCCGACCGTGACCGCGAGCGCTACACGGTCGCCTCGAAGATTTTCTGGCAGATTCGAGAGGGTGACCCCAACAGTCGCGGCACGAACCGAAAGAACATCCGACACCGAATCGACGCCCTCCTCGACCGTCTCGACACCGACTACGTGGACGTGCTGTACATCCACCGCTGGGACGACGACACGCCGACGCGCGAGATGATGAAGACGCTCAACCGCCTCGTCGAAGACGGGAAAGTCCACTATCTCGGTGCGTCGACGATGCGACCGAACGCGTGGAAAGTCGCAAAGGCAAACGAAATCGCTCGCGAAGAGGGATGGGAACCGTTCACCGTCTCGCAACCCCGCTACAACCTCGTCGACCGCGAAATCGAAGGCGACTATCTCGAGATGAGCCGGTCGTACGGGATGGCTGTCTGTCCGTGGAGTCCGCTCGGACAGGGCTTCCTGACCGGGAAGTACACTCGTGAGGAAGGCCTGACGGGAGAATCTCGCGCTGCTGAGTCCAGTCGCTTCGAAGAAGCGTACCTCACAGAGGAGAACTTCGACCTCCACGACGAACTCGACGCAGTGGCCGAAGAAGTGGACGCGACGCCGGCACAGACCGCACTCGCGTGGCTCATGCACCGCGACGGTGTCACGGCGCCCATCGTCGGTGCACGGACCGTCGAACAACTCGAAGAGAACCTCGCGGCCGCGAGCATCGACCTCTCCGAAGAACAGGTTCAGCGACTGACCGAAGCGAAAGCTGGTCCGTACGCCGGGCTATAA
- a CDS encoding glycosyltransferase, with protein MSLQDTQPEVQFEASSVELSRSVVVPVYAEPPSTVVSLVDDLHSAGWHEVVVCADRPSLDMRETLDTLETESWTTVIASDTRRGKGGALIDGLDAADGDVVGYVDADGAIPVAELDRLYTVVENGGASVAVGSRDLDGDCRTSQTPVRQCLAKGYRSLARRVTNAPLEDFQCGAKAFRSEVWERVADQMSETGFAFDTELIARVHHNGYEVEETSIDWDDPGDSSVSPVSDVPDMFWSLYRIRESIRGPTATRSSDDDTPSVALVTSHPPTRGHLAEYGEELARAYGRRDDIDVTVLAQRSDTAPPVEFRRGYEVRRVWDRDSFDGARALLDELLAGDYDAVQFNIHMTYFGDENVHRFIGLVLPPLLSRVYDIPVLTTMHDLIEVVEEDAVDEDIGLVEQVGARAATQMVLMGDASTVTSEEYKDIVADRYYASNVHHVPHGTFAYADGGLPNLPERFRVMVFGHLSPTKDIETVVEAFEEVRTSIPDAELVIAGGSHPGFPNHKETLEAKFGDRPGVEFLGYVEDDEMDAVWENASLVVMPYRTCTGVSGVFQLAKSYGTAVISADVDGMRTSTVETGGSAEFYTAGDPSSLADELRTLHADRERLQRLAQANSEAASSYTISDTAARMADLIKEQVTA; from the coding sequence ATGAGCTTACAAGATACACAACCCGAAGTACAGTTCGAAGCATCGTCCGTCGAGTTATCCCGGTCAGTGGTGGTACCGGTCTACGCCGAACCGCCGTCGACCGTCGTCTCCCTCGTCGACGACCTCCATAGTGCCGGTTGGCACGAAGTGGTCGTCTGTGCTGACCGCCCAAGCCTGGACATGCGGGAGACCCTCGACACGCTCGAGACCGAATCGTGGACCACCGTCATAGCGAGCGACACACGCCGTGGCAAAGGTGGTGCACTCATCGACGGTCTCGACGCCGCAGACGGTGACGTTGTCGGATACGTCGACGCCGACGGTGCGATTCCGGTGGCTGAACTCGACCGACTGTACACCGTAGTCGAAAACGGTGGTGCGTCGGTCGCAGTTGGGTCTCGTGACCTCGATGGCGATTGTCGAACTTCACAGACTCCCGTTCGACAGTGCCTCGCGAAGGGGTACCGCTCGCTCGCCCGTCGTGTCACGAACGCACCGCTCGAAGATTTCCAGTGCGGTGCCAAGGCGTTCCGTTCGGAGGTCTGGGAACGGGTCGCAGACCAAATGTCTGAGACCGGATTCGCCTTCGATACCGAACTCATCGCTCGCGTCCACCACAACGGCTACGAAGTGGAAGAGACCTCCATCGACTGGGACGACCCCGGCGACAGCAGCGTCTCACCGGTGAGCGACGTCCCCGATATGTTCTGGTCGCTCTACCGAATCCGGGAATCGATTCGTGGCCCGACTGCCACTCGCTCGTCAGACGACGACACTCCCAGCGTTGCTCTCGTCACGTCACACCCACCGACCCGTGGTCACCTCGCCGAATACGGTGAAGAACTCGCGAGGGCGTACGGACGACGAGACGACATCGACGTGACTGTCCTCGCACAACGGAGCGATACTGCACCTCCAGTCGAGTTCCGTCGTGGCTACGAGGTCCGTCGTGTCTGGGACCGTGACTCGTTCGATGGTGCCCGGGCGCTTCTCGACGAACTTCTCGCGGGTGACTACGACGCCGTCCAGTTCAACATCCACATGACGTACTTCGGAGACGAGAACGTCCACCGCTTCATCGGTCTCGTGCTCCCGCCACTACTCAGTCGGGTCTACGATATCCCGGTGCTGACGACGATGCACGACCTGATAGAAGTGGTCGAAGAGGATGCGGTCGACGAGGACATCGGTCTCGTCGAACAGGTCGGCGCCCGTGCGGCGACACAGATGGTCCTCATGGGCGACGCGTCGACGGTCACCTCCGAGGAGTACAAGGATATCGTCGCAGACCGCTACTACGCATCGAACGTCCATCACGTCCCGCACGGGACGTTCGCCTACGCCGACGGTGGGTTGCCGAACCTCCCCGAGCGCTTCCGAGTCATGGTGTTCGGCCACCTCAGTCCGACGAAAGACATCGAGACGGTCGTCGAGGCGTTCGAAGAGGTCCGCACGTCGATACCCGATGCCGAACTCGTCATCGCCGGTGGGTCGCATCCGGGGTTCCCGAACCACAAGGAGACACTCGAAGCGAAGTTCGGCGACCGACCCGGTGTCGAGTTCCTGGGATACGTCGAAGACGACGAGATGGATGCTGTCTGGGAAAACGCCTCGCTCGTTGTGATGCCCTACCGGACCTGTACCGGCGTCAGCGGCGTCTTCCAACTCGCGAAGTCGTACGGCACGGCGGTCATCAGTGCCGACGTCGATGGGATGCGTACTTCGACGGTCGAAACCGGTGGCAGCGCCGAGTTCTACACTGCTGGTGACCCATCGTCACTCGCAGACGAACTCCGAACCCTCCACGCCGACCGAGAGCGACTCCAAAGACTCGCTCAGGCGAATTCCGAAGCGGCGTCTTCGTACACGATTAGTGACACTGCAGCGCGTATGGCCGACCTCATCAAAGAACAGGTGACTGCATGA
- a CDS encoding sulfatase-like hydrolase/transferase, with translation MTDTDHGLLPTSVVADGVDKAKRRFMESLPDGVKRRLVGPYNRVLTVKANREYRRRQRTLPSRTPTADAPDHVVCVVVDALRADAVKADDCPFLHARLHGDLVTPAPWTFPAVSSFVTGTYPHEHGSIRRSDDSDTGSTDLVIPPKLPTDREALPDVFGSAGYETYGGFSFHMPFFALGGRFQTHAVHDKADADAVFDDFRDWVDQTDRDRTFSYLHIGDLHEPVDPPALYWNKYGIDSEIPNITTWDYTDVANPGPEGERYRDHRWGLYRAALAYVDDQLDRLQYDLNRRLDGDVALLVTGDHGEAFWEYTGFDAAHFDDSRPAYCVDHGGTPYESLTRVPLAVDGLDIDGEYTDSLASLVDLAPTLLDVAGLDDALATTGVSLRTDAPPDRIVLVESARYGYEKKAAYANEWKLIVSQGDDESVGFRLPDEVPTDLPADVERRLTDALPTWPDGEEADVQVSGMAQQRLEDLGYV, from the coding sequence GTGACTGACACCGACCACGGGTTGCTTCCGACGTCTGTCGTGGCGGACGGTGTCGACAAAGCGAAACGCCGGTTCATGGAGTCACTGCCGGACGGTGTGAAGCGTCGACTCGTGGGACCGTACAACCGCGTACTGACCGTCAAAGCCAACCGAGAGTATCGGCGTCGACAGCGGACACTTCCCTCGCGAACGCCAACTGCCGATGCTCCCGACCACGTCGTCTGTGTCGTCGTGGACGCCCTCCGCGCTGACGCCGTGAAAGCAGATGATTGCCCGTTCCTCCACGCTCGCTTGCATGGCGACCTCGTCACGCCAGCACCGTGGACGTTCCCCGCTGTCTCCTCGTTCGTCACAGGGACGTATCCACACGAACACGGGTCAATTCGACGGTCCGACGACTCTGATACCGGTTCGACGGACCTCGTCATCCCTCCGAAACTTCCGACCGACCGAGAGGCCCTGCCGGACGTCTTCGGGAGCGCTGGCTACGAGACCTACGGTGGGTTCTCGTTTCATATGCCGTTCTTCGCTCTCGGTGGCCGGTTCCAAACCCACGCAGTCCACGACAAAGCCGACGCCGATGCCGTCTTCGACGACTTTCGAGACTGGGTCGACCAGACAGACCGCGACAGGACGTTTTCGTACCTTCACATCGGTGACCTCCACGAACCGGTCGACCCCCCTGCACTCTACTGGAACAAGTACGGTATCGACAGCGAGATTCCCAACATCACGACGTGGGACTACACTGACGTCGCAAACCCCGGACCCGAGGGCGAACGCTATCGCGACCACCGCTGGGGACTCTACCGGGCCGCACTCGCGTACGTCGACGACCAACTCGACAGACTCCAGTACGACCTCAACCGCCGACTCGACGGCGACGTCGCCCTCCTCGTGACGGGCGACCACGGCGAGGCATTTTGGGAGTACACCGGATTCGACGCGGCCCATTTCGACGATTCCCGACCCGCCTACTGCGTCGACCACGGTGGCACCCCCTACGAGTCCTTGACGCGCGTCCCCCTCGCCGTCGATGGACTCGATATCGATGGTGAATACACCGACTCCCTCGCCTCACTCGTCGACCTTGCACCAACCCTCCTCGACGTTGCTGGTCTCGACGACGCACTGGCGACGACTGGTGTCTCACTTCGCACTGACGCCCCACCCGACCGAATCGTGCTCGTCGAGAGTGCGCGCTACGGCTACGAGAAGAAGGCGGCGTACGCCAACGAATGGAAGCTCATCGTCTCTCAGGGCGACGACGAGTCGGTCGGGTTCCGACTCCCCGACGAAGTGCCGACGGACCTCCCGGCAGACGTCGAACGCCGACTCACGGACGCCCTCCCAACGTGGCCAGACGGCGAAGAAGCCGACGTTCAGGTCTCCGGGATGGCCCAGCAGCGACTGGAGGACCTCGGCTATGTCTAA
- a CDS encoding alkaline phosphatase family protein, whose amino-acid sequence MKVCVIGLDGATWDLLDPWLDDLPTIKSFADERRTTLDSCIPPLSMPAWKVYSTGMNPGDLGVFTFVEPDFEEERFKTVTNESFTTREIWDYLGEHGHKSAVVNMPTTYPPRDIDGWQISGPFSGKQEDYTRPEELGRTLDRNGYTILPEYYLSRDPDDIGEAVDSVETKLQTSLGFTETADFVHTTLYLTDTVQHTEWDSPVAKSFWESVDEKLAWFLDELDDEWNVVLMSDHGFGHTKGRFYLNTWLEQEGYIHIDDSGFDFGDLFGLVGLDYDRALALMQKLRLSGVVLDVLPESFLRKVARQMPGNRKLEGLEDKIEWEADAVALAPLIYTRNRAVADEIRSKLLEVTDKYGDRVIQEVYYGEDIYPDADVRVPDLVIKHTDYGISDIVKPGVLFEYDGDWRHHKTAHHRRNGILTARGPDVEDIEFDEPRLYDLAPTILDGFGIDVPEDMRGESIGLLGSNSQRRPVPVERNVERVVEHDSDVEEKLKNLGYL is encoded by the coding sequence ATGAAGGTCTGTGTCATCGGCCTCGATGGGGCCACGTGGGACCTGCTCGACCCGTGGCTCGACGACTTACCGACCATCAAATCCTTCGCCGACGAACGCCGGACGACCCTCGACAGTTGTATTCCACCGCTGTCGATGCCGGCGTGGAAAGTGTACTCGACGGGGATGAACCCGGGCGACTTGGGGGTGTTCACCTTCGTCGAACCCGACTTCGAAGAAGAGCGATTCAAGACCGTCACGAACGAGTCGTTCACGACGCGAGAAATCTGGGACTACCTCGGCGAACACGGGCACAAGAGTGCCGTCGTCAACATGCCGACGACGTACCCACCGCGTGACATCGATGGGTGGCAGATCAGCGGCCCGTTCTCGGGGAAACAAGAAGACTACACCCGCCCGGAGGAACTCGGACGCACCCTCGACCGCAACGGGTACACGATTCTGCCTGAGTACTACCTCTCACGTGACCCCGACGACATCGGGGAGGCAGTCGACTCGGTAGAGACGAAACTCCAGACGTCCCTCGGATTCACCGAGACGGCCGACTTCGTCCACACGACGCTGTATCTCACCGACACAGTTCAGCACACAGAGTGGGACTCCCCGGTCGCGAAGTCCTTCTGGGAGTCGGTCGACGAGAAACTCGCGTGGTTCCTCGACGAACTCGACGACGAGTGGAACGTCGTTCTCATGTCTGACCACGGATTCGGCCACACGAAGGGTCGATTCTACCTCAATACGTGGCTCGAACAAGAAGGCTACATCCACATCGACGACTCCGGATTCGACTTCGGCGACCTGTTCGGTCTGGTTGGCCTCGACTACGACAGGGCGCTCGCACTCATGCAGAAGCTTCGACTGTCTGGTGTCGTCCTCGACGTCCTCCCAGAGAGTTTCCTTCGGAAGGTGGCCCGACAGATGCCGGGCAACCGGAAACTGGAGGGATTAGAAGACAAAATCGAATGGGAGGCCGACGCCGTCGCGCTCGCCCCGCTCATCTACACACGGAACAGAGCAGTCGCAGACGAGATTCGGAGCAAACTCCTCGAAGTCACGGACAAGTACGGCGACCGGGTCATCCAGGAGGTGTACTACGGAGAGGACATCTACCCTGACGCCGACGTGCGTGTTCCGGACCTCGTCATCAAACACACCGACTACGGAATCAGCGACATCGTGAAGCCCGGTGTGCTGTTCGAGTACGACGGCGACTGGCGACATCACAAGACTGCCCACCACCGTCGGAATGGGATTCTGACGGCTCGCGGCCCCGATGTGGAGGACATCGAGTTCGACGAACCGCGTCTGTACGACCTCGCGCCGACCATCCTCGATGGGTTCGGTATCGACGTTCCCGAGGACATGCGTGGCGAGAGCATCGGCCTGCTTGGGTCGAACAGCCAGCGCCGACCCGTGCCTGTCGAGCGCAACGTCGAGCGCGTCGTCGAACACGATTCGGACGTCGAGGAGAAACTCAAGAACCTTGGTTACCTGTAG
- the lrp gene encoding HTH-type transcriptional regulator Lrp has product MTYENLDSKLVNALLDDGRTSLRNLAEQLDVSVTTISNHLRDLEEEGVIEGYTPRVNYSALGYDVTAVMQLKVEGEALSDITDSLREQPRMVSVYEVTGNYDIIAIGKFRNTDDMNDQIKAVLQEADIRESNTSVVLNAVSENDQFELDIDE; this is encoded by the coding sequence ATGACGTACGAAAATCTCGATTCGAAACTCGTTAACGCACTTCTCGACGACGGCCGGACGAGTCTCCGAAACCTCGCTGAACAACTCGACGTCTCGGTGACGACCATCTCGAACCACCTGCGCGACCTCGAAGAAGAGGGCGTCATCGAGGGATACACACCACGGGTCAACTACAGTGCACTGGGATACGACGTCACCGCTGTCATGCAGTTGAAGGTCGAAGGTGAGGCGCTCTCTGACATCACCGACTCGCTTCGAGAGCAACCGCGGATGGTCTCTGTTTACGAAGTGACCGGGAACTACGACATCATTGCAATCGGCAAGTTCCGAAACACGGACGACATGAACGACCAGATCAAGGCGGTTCTTCAGGAAGCAGATATCCGCGAATCGAATACGAGCGTCGTGCTCAACGCCGTCTCGGAGAACGACCAGTTCGAACTCGACATCGACGAGTAA
- a CDS encoding NAD-dependent epimerase/dehydratase family protein produces MNNQNVLVTGGAGFIGSNLANELATDNDVTALDDGYLGSPDNLDDAVDYVEASVLDDDLPTEDVDVVFHLAALSSYRMHEEDPAKGVRVNVEGFVNTVEQARNDGCETVVYATTSSIYGNQTEPSPETMSVTANTGYEASKLARERYAEYFHTHYDMQLAGMRFFSVYQGYGGSEAHKGEYANLIAQFADDIANGETPVIYGDGSQTRDFTHVDDVVRGLIDAADNRLNGVYNLGTGESYDLNTLVDKLNTELETNVEPEYIENPISESVYVQDTMADTTKMSEATGWEPRVSFEEGLRRVCAQY; encoded by the coding sequence ATGAACAACCAGAACGTACTGGTGACAGGTGGAGCAGGGTTCATCGGTTCGAACCTCGCAAACGAACTCGCGACGGATAACGACGTGACTGCCCTCGACGACGGTTATCTCGGGTCACCCGATAACCTCGATGACGCCGTCGACTACGTGGAAGCGAGTGTCCTCGATGACGACTTACCGACAGAAGACGTCGACGTCGTGTTCCACCTCGCAGCACTGTCGTCCTACAGGATGCACGAAGAAGACCCGGCCAAGGGCGTCCGGGTCAACGTCGAAGGGTTCGTCAACACCGTCGAACAGGCACGCAACGACGGCTGTGAAACCGTCGTGTACGCGACGACCTCGTCTATCTACGGCAATCAAACTGAACCGTCGCCTGAAACCATGTCTGTCACTGCGAACACCGGCTACGAGGCGTCGAAGCTTGCCCGCGAACGCTACGCCGAGTACTTTCACACCCACTACGATATGCAGTTGGCAGGAATGCGATTTTTCTCGGTGTATCAAGGGTACGGTGGCTCCGAAGCGCACAAAGGCGAGTACGCGAACCTCATTGCACAGTTCGCAGACGATATCGCGAACGGAGAGACACCGGTCATCTACGGTGACGGGTCACAAACGAGGGACTTCACTCACGTCGACGACGTCGTTCGCGGACTAATCGACGCCGCTGACAACCGACTGAACGGCGTCTACAACCTTGGAACTGGTGAGAGTTACGACCTGAACACACTCGTCGATAAACTGAATACCGAACTCGAGACGAACGTCGAACCGGAGTATATCGAGAACCCGATCTCTGAATCGGTCTACGTCCAAGACACGATGGCAGATACGACAAAGATGAGCGAGGCCACAGGGTGGGAACCGAGAGTCTCCTTCGAGGAGGGGCTCCGGCGAGTCTGTGCACAGTACTAG
- a CDS encoding UbiA family prenyltransferase — translation MSSEPRRLSIYSDSNDLQYNQFVTPLFTGAERIKDVLIHTSTYLVFIAMVQVATVMVALSIEPNPALLIIGLVTFAVYMGDRIADVDTDEVSNPNQSTFVRRHKSTLSVLTAAAYGVAIAISVLGGPVALLVTLIPGVFWILYASDWLPTIGSYFKRLKEILIVNSVIVALAWAISLVFLPLAFADAAFTPVAAVVFFYYFLDTFVNTEIPNVNDVEADEAIGVSTLPVVFGVDRTRQIVYGLDLVLIGFVVFASLRGLLTDVLAVAILIGLGYALLLAAFVGRTEHEGRLGIAGEAKHLVVMGIILVLSGTGF, via the coding sequence ATGTCAAGCGAACCACGAAGACTGTCCATTTATTCCGACAGCAACGACCTACAGTACAACCAGTTCGTTACGCCGCTGTTCACCGGAGCAGAACGAATTAAAGACGTATTGATTCACACCTCGACGTATCTCGTCTTCATCGCGATGGTCCAGGTTGCAACGGTGATGGTCGCACTATCCATCGAACCGAATCCTGCACTCCTCATCATCGGACTCGTCACCTTCGCAGTGTACATGGGTGACCGAATCGCCGACGTGGATACCGACGAAGTGTCGAATCCGAACCAGTCGACGTTCGTGCGGCGACACAAGAGTACACTCTCGGTGCTGACGGCAGCAGCGTACGGGGTGGCGATTGCGATTTCAGTTCTCGGTGGCCCCGTTGCACTTCTCGTTACCCTCATCCCCGGCGTGTTCTGGATTCTCTACGCATCAGACTGGCTCCCGACCATCGGTTCGTACTTCAAGCGACTCAAGGAGATACTCATCGTCAACTCCGTTATCGTGGCCCTCGCTTGGGCCATCTCGCTGGTGTTCCTTCCGCTCGCGTTCGCCGATGCTGCGTTCACTCCCGTCGCTGCCGTCGTCTTCTTCTACTACTTCCTCGATACGTTCGTCAACACTGAGATTCCGAACGTGAACGACGTGGAAGCGGACGAAGCAATCGGCGTGTCGACCCTCCCAGTCGTCTTCGGTGTCGACCGAACGCGCCAAATCGTCTACGGCCTCGACCTCGTGCTCATCGGCTTCGTCGTGTTCGCGTCCCTCCGCGGCCTCCTGACCGACGTGCTCGCAGTCGCAATCCTCATCGGTCTCGGCTATGCACTATTGTTGGCCGCATTCGTCGGCCGAACTGAACACGAAGGGCGACTCGGGATTGCAGGCGAGGCGAAGCATCTCGTGGTGATGGGGATTATCCTCGTCCTCTCCGGGACTGGATTTTAG